The sequence below is a genomic window from Ornithobacterium rhinotracheale.
CGGGGTAAGTTTCAAAGTTGTGGGCGTATATTCTGGCGACTCCAAAGGCGGGATAGATAGCGGGAGCACCGTTACCATTCCATTTGCCACCTTCAATCAAATCTTTAACCAAGGAAACAATGTGGGCTTAATCGTGATCAATATCGACGACTACGCCGACATCAAAAAAGCAGAAACACAAATCAAGGATTTTCTAAAAACACGCCACCACATCGCGCCCAACGATACACAGGCACTTGGCTCATTCAATCTGGGCGAAATGTTTGGTAAAATGTTCAGATTTATGCAAGGTTTGGAATTTCTCACCGTCGTCGTGGGCTTTTTCACACTTTTGGCGGGCGTTTTGGCCGTGAGCTCGATTTTGCTCATCACCGTCAAGGAGCGCACACAAGAATTCGGAATCCGCCGAGCCTTGGGCGCACCGCCCTCCCAAATCGTGAGTCAGATTTTGATCGAAAGTAGCGTCATCACCTTTTTCTCGGGGCTTATAGGCATCATCGCAGGCACCGCATTTTTAGCGAGCATAAACACCTATGTCGCCAACTCCGAAGACAACGATATCCCGTTTGTAAATAGCTCTATCGACATCAAAATATTGCTCGGAGCATTTGTATTGGTCTTAGTTATGTCGCTTTTAGCGGGGCTTATTCCAGCCCTGCGTGCCGTTGCCATAAAACCCATCGATGCCTTGCGAGAGGAGTAGAAGAAATAATTTCTAAAAAAATGAGTTTAAAATTAAAAAATCAACAAAAAAAAAACAGAATAAGGAAACTTATCTCTCAAGCAATTTAGCTATTACTGAAAAAAATTATCAATTTCTAAATTAGTAATATCAACCCGTAGTGCATTATCCAAATGAGATTAATTTATTGTGATATTGAATGATAATCAGGAAGATCATTTTCGCCAATATTCCCAAAGAAAGGAAAAATTTTCGTTTTCTTCGCTGCAAACGAGCCTTTCAATTTTAGATAAAAATAAAATTGCAACTTGTCCCTAGGCGGCTTGTAATTTTATTTAATTGAAAACCAGTAAAATTCACTATTCTTCCGTCACATGAGCAACCTTTTTTATAATGCACTACGGGTTAATATCAGATATTCAAGAGGTTTTAGTAATTACGAACAATGGAACTAAAATTGCACAATATAAAAATCAACTTTTTGAACTAGCAATGGATCTTGATAATTACATATTTGCAATTAATGGCTTTATCTATCTAAAATATTAACCTGAGTTCGATTAATATTTTAAGGGAAATAAGTTGTATAAAAAGAGAAATAGTTGTATTTTTAAGTTTTTAAAATTCAATTATTTAACAACTATTTCTCATGATTAATTACCACAAAATTACGGATATTTTTTGTATTGTTGATGACTTTTGTAATGATTTTGAAAAATTCACTCAGCCTTTTACTCTCGGAAAGTCTCCCAAAAAGAAGCCCAAAATGAGTAACGCTGAAGTAATCACCATAATGATTCTTTTTCATCTAAGTGGCTTTAGAACTTTTAAGCATTTTTACATTTACTATGTTCAAAAGCATATGCAACAGGAATTTCCTCAAACGGTCTCTTATAACCGATTCACAGAACTTATGCAATCCAATATCATGGCTCTTACCATGTTTGCAAAAACCTGTGCTTTAGGAAGTTGTACAGGGATTTCTTTTGTGGATAGTACGCCAATAAGAGTATGTGGAAACAAAAGAATTAAACGCAACAAAGTATTCAAAGACCTAGCTACAACGGGGAAATCTACTATGGGTTGGTTTCATGGATTTAAACTCCATTTGGTCATTAATGATAAAGGCGAGATATTGAGTTTTTGCGTAACGCAGGCGAATGTAGACGATAGAGAACCACTGAAAAATGAAGGTTTTTTGAAGCAAATTTTTGGTAAACTGTTTGGGGACAAAGGTTACATCTCCGAAAAGTTGAATCAATTACTCTTTGTGGATGGTATTCAACTGATTACCAACATCCGAAACAACATGAAAAACTCTCTTATGACTATGTCTGACAAAATTTTGCTTAGAAAACGCTCCATCATAGAGACGGTGAATGACGAGCTAAAAAACATTTGCCAAATTGAGCACTCCAGACATCGTTCAATAGGAAATTTTATGACCAACTTAGTGGCAGGGATTATTGCCTATCACTTTCTTCCTAAAAAACCATCATTAAAATATGAATCTCTGAAAACTAATCAATTAGCTATGTTTTATTAATCGAATTCAGGTTATTAGTTAAAATTCTTTTTCCAAATTCATTTAAGATTTCTTGATTACTTTTCATAACTATAATATTTATTTTTTAAACCCGTAGTGCATTATCCAAATGAGAT
It includes:
- a CDS encoding ABC transporter permease produces the protein MLIFEQDTWSEIYHALEKNKTRTLLTMVGVAWGMLLFVFLLGVVNGLSNGFDKELKGTSTNSLFIWTQQTSVPYDGFGRGRTFRFQLSDIDALKKEFKEIKIITPRQRNNASVVHQAKNGNYSIFGDFPEQNKIFVKKILKGRYITQKDIENNAKVAVISDRLIDELYDKGSNPLGTTLQINGVSFKVVGVYSGDSKGGIDSGSTVTIPFATFNQIFNQGNNVGLIVINIDDYADIKKAETQIKDFLKTRHHIAPNDTQALGSFNLGEMFGKMFRFMQGLEFLTVVVGFFTLLAGVLAVSSILLITVKERTQEFGIRRALGAPPSQIVSQILIESSVITFFSGLIGIIAGTAFLASINTYVANSEDNDIPFVNSSIDIKILLGAFVLVLVMSLLAGLIPALRAVAIKPIDALREE
- a CDS encoding IS982 family transposase translates to MINYHKITDIFCIVDDFCNDFEKFTQPFTLGKSPKKKPKMSNAEVITIMILFHLSGFRTFKHFYIYYVQKHMQQEFPQTVSYNRFTELMQSNIMALTMFAKTCALGSCTGISFVDSTPIRVCGNKRIKRNKVFKDLATTGKSTMGWFHGFKLHLVINDKGEILSFCVTQANVDDREPLKNEGFLKQIFGKLFGDKGYISEKLNQLLFVDGIQLITNIRNNMKNSLMTMSDKILLRKRSIIETVNDELKNICQIEHSRHRSIGNFMTNLVAGIIAYHFLPKKPSLKYESLKTNQLAMFY